A region from the Arthrobacter gengyunqii genome encodes:
- a CDS encoding hotdog fold thioesterase, with translation MADIDVAAQAQEHGLDHSILEHDATARWLGLTVEHLAPGEATIAMMLRPEMLNGFSMAHGGMVFAFADTAFALACNPSAASLSDMELITVASGADISFISSALPGETLRAVAGHRASAGRSGVYDVEVTASSPDGSSRVIAEFRGRSRAVPNPAFRSRS, from the coding sequence ATGGCTGACATTGATGTCGCCGCTCAGGCGCAGGAACACGGGCTGGACCATTCGATCCTGGAGCACGACGCCACGGCGCGCTGGCTGGGACTCACCGTGGAGCATCTGGCCCCGGGGGAAGCCACCATCGCCATGATGCTGCGCCCCGAGATGCTCAACGGATTCAGCATGGCCCACGGCGGAATGGTCTTCGCCTTCGCGGACACCGCCTTCGCCCTGGCCTGCAATCCGTCCGCCGCCAGCCTCTCCGACATGGAACTGATCACCGTCGCCTCAGGCGCTGACATCAGCTTCATTTCCTCAGCCCTCCCCGGTGAAACCCTTCGGGCAGTGGCCGGACACCGGGCTTCCGCCGGACGCAGCGGCGTGTACGACGTCGAGGTCACGGCTTCCAGCCCCGACGGCAGCAGCCGGGTGATCGCGGAATTCCGCGGCCGGTCCCGTGCGGTGCCGAACCCCGCTTTCCGCTCCCGCAGCTGA
- the paaK gene encoding phenylacetate--CoA ligase PaaK, translating into MISFPAPLKSTAADPAALDPEERMSRDEIEALQLTRLQHTVKYAYERVPLYTQKFDDAGVHPEDLRELSDLAKFPYTTKEDLRQTYPFGMFAVPQDQVARIHASSGTTGRPTVVGYTAGDLDRWSTLVARSLRASGVKPGYKVHNAYGYGLFTGGLGAHAGAEKLGCTVIPMSGGQTERQIQLITDFQPDTILCTPTYLLTIADAMRSAGIDPRSTSLKNAVLGAEPWTEEMRHELEVSMDLDACDIYGLSEVMGPGVAGECVESKDGTHIWEDHFRPEIIDPFDDTKVLGDGEPGELVFTSLTKEALPIIRYRTHDLTRLLPGTARPGMRRMGRITGRSDDMIILRGVNLFPSQIEEIALRIPALSPHFQLEITRPGRMDELTVKIERREDSTSDECITAAAELRAQIKIHVGSSCSVQVAEPGTLGRSSGKLRRIYDLRAAEAGLVQS; encoded by the coding sequence ATGATTTCCTTCCCCGCACCGCTCAAGTCCACCGCGGCAGACCCGGCCGCGCTTGATCCCGAAGAGCGGATGAGCCGCGATGAAATTGAAGCCCTGCAGCTGACCCGGCTGCAGCACACGGTCAAGTACGCCTACGAGCGCGTGCCCCTGTACACGCAGAAGTTCGACGACGCCGGCGTCCACCCCGAGGACCTTCGGGAACTCTCGGACCTGGCCAAGTTCCCGTACACCACCAAGGAAGACCTGCGCCAAACCTATCCGTTCGGCATGTTTGCCGTGCCGCAGGACCAGGTGGCAAGGATCCATGCTTCCTCGGGCACCACCGGCCGGCCCACCGTCGTCGGCTACACCGCCGGTGATCTGGACCGCTGGAGCACGCTGGTGGCACGGTCACTGCGCGCCTCCGGAGTAAAACCGGGCTACAAGGTCCACAATGCCTACGGATACGGCCTGTTCACCGGCGGTCTGGGCGCCCATGCCGGCGCCGAGAAACTCGGCTGCACGGTTATTCCGATGTCCGGCGGACAGACCGAACGGCAGATCCAGCTGATCACCGACTTCCAGCCGGACACCATCCTGTGCACCCCCACTTACCTGCTCACCATCGCCGACGCCATGCGGTCCGCCGGCATCGATCCGCGGTCCACCTCGCTGAAGAACGCCGTGCTGGGCGCGGAACCGTGGACTGAAGAAATGCGCCACGAGCTGGAAGTCTCCATGGACCTGGACGCCTGTGACATTTATGGCCTGTCCGAAGTGATGGGGCCGGGCGTGGCCGGAGAGTGCGTGGAGTCCAAGGACGGCACGCATATCTGGGAGGACCACTTCCGCCCCGAAATCATCGACCCGTTCGATGACACCAAGGTGCTCGGTGACGGTGAACCGGGCGAGCTTGTCTTCACCTCCCTCACCAAGGAGGCCCTGCCGATCATCCGCTACCGCACCCATGACCTCACCAGGCTGCTGCCCGGCACCGCACGCCCCGGCATGCGCCGCATGGGCCGGATTACCGGTCGCAGCGATGACATGATCATCCTGCGCGGCGTGAACCTGTTCCCCAGCCAGATCGAAGAGATCGCCCTGCGCATCCCCGCGCTGAGCCCGCACTTCCAGCTGGAGATCACGCGCCCGGGCCGCATGGACGAGCTCACGGTCAAGATTGAACGGCGCGAAGACTCGACCTCCGACGAATGCATAACCGCCGCCGCGGAACTGCGGGCGCAGATCAAGATCCATGTCGGGTCTTCCTGCTCGGTGCAGGTGGCCGAACCCGGAACCCTGGGCCGCTCCAGCGGCAAGCTCCGCCGCATCTATGACCTGCGGGCCGCCGAAGCGGGCCTGGTCCAGAGTTGA
- a CDS encoding TetR/AcrR family transcriptional regulator gives MPSTPAAAASAAGEASAANRRGRPGYDQQSVLAIAVDVFNKHGYEATSMGILAENLGITKSAIYHHVPSKGDLLRLALENALGGLEAVLDDTRASTGPADEQLEFVLRGTIKVLTERLPFVTLLLRLRGNTEIERDALARRREFDHRVAKLVDAARSEGSLRSDIDPRTTTRLLFGTINSIVEWYKPGGPISPDQLADDVISIMFDGLHSRS, from the coding sequence ATGCCTTCAACACCAGCCGCCGCCGCCTCAGCCGCCGGGGAGGCTTCGGCTGCCAACCGCCGTGGCCGCCCGGGATACGACCAGCAGTCAGTGCTTGCCATTGCCGTGGACGTCTTCAACAAACACGGCTATGAGGCAACGTCGATGGGGATCCTCGCGGAAAATCTGGGCATCACCAAGTCAGCGATCTATCACCATGTGCCGTCCAAGGGGGACCTGCTGCGCCTTGCGCTGGAGAACGCGCTTGGCGGGCTGGAGGCCGTACTGGACGATACCCGTGCCTCCACCGGTCCCGCGGATGAGCAGCTGGAGTTTGTGCTGCGCGGGACCATCAAGGTCCTTACCGAGCGCCTGCCGTTCGTGACGCTGCTGCTGCGCCTGCGCGGCAACACCGAGATTGAACGCGATGCCTTGGCCCGGCGCCGGGAATTCGACCACCGGGTGGCCAAGCTCGTGGACGCGGCACGGTCCGAAGGATCGTTGCGCAGCGACATTGATCCGCGCACCACCACGCGCCTGCTGTTCGGCACGATCAACTCGATTGTCGAGTGGTACAAGCCGGGCGGGCCCATTTCCCCGGACCAGCTGGCCGATGACGTCATCTCGATCATGTTTGACGGGCTGCACTCAAGGTCCTGA
- the paaZ gene encoding phenylacetic acid degradation bifunctional protein PaaZ, producing MTSTAIDVRVVPSYVRDSWWTPERSELSAAGSAEVRDASTGETLALVSTAGLDLAAAVEHARTVGRKGLQALTFHQRALKLKELATYLNAHRDELYEVSARSGATRTDSLVDIDGGIGVLFTFGSKGRRELPNSTVLVDGPAESLSRDGSFLGEHIYTSLPGVAVQINAFNFPVWGMLEKLAPAFIAGLPSIVKPATPTGYLTADAVKLIIDAGILPAGSLQLISGSARDLLDHLDYRDYVSFTGSASTAELLKSHPNVAVGGVRFTCETDSLNAAILGPDAVSGTPEFDAFVKSLVTEITVKAGQKCTSIRRAIVPAGLVDDVVAAAARRIEQRVVLGDPRAEGVTMGALASTEQLEGVRSSVQTLLDAGAALAYGSLEAPEVVRADGTRGVADSGAFMAPILLTWADAEAEALHSVEAFGPVASVIGYDDAADAVRLAARGGGSLVATVCTNDPDTARELALGIAAHHGRVLLLNREDARSSTGHGSPVPHLIHGGPGRAGGGEELGGMRSVLHHMQRTAVQGSPNMLTALTGVWHTGADRNFGTHPFRKDLSELKIGDSVRSDLREVTLEDITAFANSTGDTFYAHTNQAAAEANPFFPGIVAHGYLLLSWGAGLFVDPEPGPVLANYGLENLRFITPVAAGDSIRVTLTAKKITPRETDEYGEVAWDALLTNQNDDVVATYDVLTLVEKNRSAD from the coding sequence ATGACCTCCACAGCCATAGACGTCCGGGTAGTCCCCAGCTACGTTCGGGATTCCTGGTGGACACCGGAACGCTCCGAGCTCTCTGCCGCAGGTTCGGCCGAGGTCCGCGACGCCAGCACCGGCGAGACGCTGGCCCTGGTCAGCACAGCGGGTCTGGACCTGGCTGCCGCCGTCGAGCATGCGCGCACCGTGGGCCGCAAGGGGCTGCAGGCGCTCACTTTCCACCAGCGTGCGCTCAAGCTCAAGGAGCTGGCCACCTACCTCAACGCCCACCGCGACGAGCTGTATGAGGTGTCCGCGCGAAGCGGCGCCACCCGCACCGATTCCCTGGTGGATATTGACGGCGGCATCGGCGTGCTCTTCACATTCGGGTCCAAGGGCCGCCGGGAACTGCCCAACTCCACCGTGCTGGTGGACGGTCCTGCGGAGTCGCTGTCCCGCGACGGGTCCTTCCTCGGCGAGCACATCTACACCTCGCTGCCGGGCGTGGCCGTGCAGATCAACGCTTTCAACTTTCCGGTCTGGGGGATGCTGGAGAAGCTCGCCCCGGCCTTCATTGCCGGCCTGCCCAGCATCGTTAAGCCGGCCACGCCCACCGGCTACCTGACCGCGGACGCGGTGAAGCTGATTATCGATGCCGGCATCCTGCCAGCTGGATCCCTGCAGCTGATCTCCGGTTCCGCCCGGGACCTGCTCGACCACCTGGACTACCGCGACTACGTTTCCTTCACCGGCTCTGCCTCCACAGCCGAGCTGCTGAAATCCCATCCCAACGTCGCCGTTGGCGGGGTCCGCTTCACCTGCGAAACCGACTCGCTGAACGCCGCCATCCTGGGCCCCGACGCCGTTTCCGGCACCCCGGAATTCGATGCCTTCGTGAAATCCCTGGTCACCGAAATCACCGTCAAGGCGGGCCAGAAGTGCACCAGCATCCGCCGCGCGATTGTTCCCGCCGGGCTGGTGGATGACGTCGTTGCCGCGGCCGCGCGGCGCATCGAGCAGCGCGTGGTGCTGGGCGATCCCCGCGCCGAGGGCGTCACCATGGGCGCCCTGGCCTCCACCGAACAGCTTGAGGGGGTGCGTTCCTCCGTCCAGACCCTGCTCGACGCCGGCGCTGCCCTGGCCTACGGTTCCCTGGAAGCGCCGGAAGTTGTTCGGGCTGACGGCACCCGCGGCGTGGCGGACAGTGGAGCGTTCATGGCTCCCATCCTGCTGACCTGGGCCGATGCCGAGGCTGAGGCGCTGCACTCGGTGGAGGCGTTCGGTCCGGTGGCTTCGGTGATCGGTTACGACGACGCCGCTGACGCCGTGCGCCTGGCTGCCCGGGGCGGGGGATCACTCGTGGCCACTGTGTGCACCAATGATCCGGACACCGCCCGCGAGCTGGCCCTGGGGATCGCCGCGCACCACGGCCGGGTGCTTCTCCTGAACCGCGAGGACGCCCGCAGCTCCACCGGCCACGGCTCGCCCGTGCCGCACCTGATCCACGGCGGACCCGGCCGCGCCGGCGGCGGTGAGGAGCTGGGCGGAATGCGCTCGGTGCTCCATCACATGCAGCGCACCGCCGTGCAGGGGTCCCCGAACATGCTCACCGCCCTCACCGGCGTCTGGCACACGGGTGCGGATCGGAACTTCGGCACCCATCCCTTCCGGAAGGACCTCTCCGAACTGAAGATCGGCGACTCCGTCCGCTCCGACCTGCGCGAGGTCACACTTGAGGACATCACGGCGTTCGCCAACAGCACGGGGGATACCTTCTACGCGCACACTAACCAGGCGGCTGCCGAGGCCAATCCGTTCTTCCCCGGGATCGTGGCCCACGGGTACCTGCTGCTGTCCTGGGGTGCCGGCCTGTTCGTGGATCCGGAGCCCGGTCCCGTCCTGGCCAACTACGGCCTGGAGAACCTTCGCTTCATCACGCCGGTGGCCGCAGGAGACTCCATCCGGGTTACCCTCACCGCCAAGAAGATCACGCCGAGGGAGACCGATGAATACGGCGAGGTTGCCTGGGATGCGCTGCTGACAAACCAGAACGACGACGTCGTGGCCACCTACGATGTGCTGACCCTGGTGGAGAAGAACCGCAGCGCCGACTGA
- a CDS encoding ATP-dependent DNA ligase, whose protein sequence is MKLPVMPPVAPMLAKAVTALPEGEYSYEPKWDGFRSIIFRDGDELEIGSRNEKPMTRYFPELVEALKANLPERCVVDGEIILISESGKRLDFEVLQQRIHPAASRVKLLAEQTPAAFVAFDLLALDDTDFMDRPYAERRSALEAALADADAPVYLTARTTDPGTAQRWFSEFEGAGLDGIVAKPLADSYQPGKRTMAKYKHERTADCVLAGYRVHKSSPDAVGSLLLGLYNDDGELTNVGVAGAFSMARRRELFSELQPLVSDSADHPWTADKQDAGTRTPRNSEGSRWSGGKDLSFVPLRPERVVEVKYDHMEGERFRHTAQFLRWRPDRSPDSCTYGQLEEPVKFDLTEVLSAPAGS, encoded by the coding sequence ATGAAACTTCCGGTAATGCCGCCTGTGGCTCCCATGCTGGCCAAAGCCGTGACCGCTCTGCCCGAGGGTGAATACTCCTATGAACCCAAGTGGGACGGCTTCCGCTCCATTATTTTCCGCGACGGGGATGAGCTGGAGATCGGCAGCCGAAACGAAAAACCGATGACCCGGTACTTTCCGGAACTGGTTGAGGCGCTCAAAGCCAACTTGCCCGAGCGCTGCGTGGTGGACGGCGAGATTATCCTGATCAGCGAATCAGGGAAGCGGCTGGACTTTGAGGTCCTGCAGCAGCGCATCCATCCGGCAGCCAGCCGGGTGAAGCTGCTGGCCGAGCAGACACCGGCGGCCTTTGTTGCCTTTGACCTGCTGGCGCTGGACGACACCGATTTCATGGACCGACCGTACGCGGAGCGCCGCAGTGCGCTGGAAGCCGCGCTTGCCGACGCCGACGCACCCGTTTATCTGACCGCCCGCACCACCGATCCGGGCACCGCGCAGCGCTGGTTCAGCGAGTTTGAAGGTGCTGGCCTGGACGGCATCGTCGCCAAGCCCCTGGCGGATTCCTACCAGCCGGGCAAACGCACCATGGCCAAGTACAAGCACGAACGGACCGCGGACTGCGTACTGGCCGGCTACCGGGTGCACAAGTCCAGCCCCGACGCCGTCGGCTCGCTTTTGCTGGGTCTCTACAACGACGACGGTGAACTTACCAACGTGGGGGTGGCCGGAGCGTTCAGCATGGCCCGGCGGCGTGAACTGTTCTCGGAACTGCAGCCGCTCGTCTCGGATTCGGCGGACCACCCGTGGACGGCGGACAAACAGGACGCCGGGACGCGCACGCCCCGCAACTCCGAGGGCAGCCGCTGGAGCGGCGGCAAGGATCTCTCCTTTGTGCCGCTGCGGCCCGAGCGCGTAGTGGAGGTCAAGTACGACCACATGGAGGGAGAACGGTTCCGGCACACCGCGCAGTTTCTGCGCTGGCGGCCGGACCGCTCACCGGACTCGTGCACCTACGGCCAGCTGGAGGAGCCGGTGAAATTTGACCTCACGGAAGTGCTGAGCGCGCCGGCGGGAAGCTAG
- a CDS encoding RBBP9/YdeN family alpha/beta hydrolase gives MHLTMVPGIGGSNDEHWQSRWQDGAADVSRISPSSWDDPNLENWMGALDDAAGSRGGDTILVAHSLGCLASAEWLLRNPEGARGVLLVAPPDPAEPAFPDTAGSFRDPRLQPLPVPGLLIASENDPYCTLPGARLLAGAWNVPVIDAGPLTHINDESGIGDWQQGRNLLTAFAAGLGAVVPLD, from the coding sequence ATGCACCTGACCATGGTCCCCGGGATCGGCGGTTCCAATGACGAGCATTGGCAAAGCCGGTGGCAGGACGGTGCGGCGGACGTGTCCCGGATTTCGCCGTCGTCCTGGGATGACCCGAACCTGGAGAACTGGATGGGTGCGCTCGACGACGCCGCCGGCTCCCGCGGCGGCGACACCATCCTCGTGGCCCACAGCCTGGGCTGCCTGGCCTCTGCCGAGTGGCTGCTGCGCAACCCCGAAGGCGCCCGCGGCGTGCTGCTGGTGGCTCCGCCCGATCCGGCCGAGCCTGCCTTTCCCGACACAGCGGGCTCCTTCCGGGACCCGCGGCTGCAGCCGCTGCCGGTGCCCGGACTGCTGATCGCCAGCGAGAATGATCCGTACTGCACGCTCCCGGGAGCACGGCTGCTGGCCGGAGCCTGGAATGTCCCCGTGATCGACGCCGGCCCGCTGACACACATCAATGACGAAAGCGGCATCGGCGACTGGCAGCAAGGGCGGAACCTGCTGACGGCGTTTGCCGCGGGCCTGGGTGCCGTCGTTCCCCTCGACTGA
- a CDS encoding LLM class flavin-dependent oxidoreductase — protein sequence MNMKKIGFLSFGHYRDVQGSFVRTARDALLQTVETAVAAEEVGIDGAFLRVHHFAPQFAAPFPLLSAMAARTHRLELGTAVIDMRYENPLYMAEEAAATDLISGGRLQLGLSRGSPEPALRGYEAFGYVPTGDSTDADEARKHTLVFRAAIAGAGLANADPMMTGSSDALAIDPQSPGLAERIWWGSGTRATAKWTGEQGMNLMSSTLLTEDTGVPFDELQAEQIAVFRKAWADAGHEGAPRVSVSRSVIPLVTDTDRRYFGLRAQAEGRDQVGRLDGGLARFGKSYIGEPDVIAAQLAADTAVQAADTLLVTVPNQLGVDYNVQLLENIVKHVAPAAGWR from the coding sequence ATGAACATGAAGAAGATCGGTTTCCTGTCCTTTGGACATTACCGCGACGTGCAGGGTTCTTTTGTCCGCACCGCCCGCGACGCCCTGCTGCAGACCGTTGAAACGGCGGTGGCGGCCGAGGAAGTGGGCATTGACGGAGCCTTCCTGCGGGTCCATCACTTTGCCCCGCAGTTCGCTGCACCGTTCCCCCTGCTGTCCGCCATGGCTGCCCGGACTCACCGGCTTGAACTGGGCACGGCGGTGATCGACATGCGGTACGAAAATCCGCTGTACATGGCCGAAGAAGCGGCGGCCACGGATCTGATCAGCGGCGGCAGGCTGCAGCTGGGGCTGAGCCGCGGTTCACCCGAGCCCGCGCTGCGCGGCTATGAGGCATTTGGCTACGTTCCCACCGGGGATAGCACCGATGCGGATGAGGCCCGCAAGCACACGTTGGTGTTCCGGGCGGCGATTGCCGGTGCAGGCCTGGCGAACGCGGATCCGATGATGACCGGCAGTTCCGACGCGCTGGCCATCGATCCGCAGTCCCCCGGCCTGGCAGAACGGATCTGGTGGGGTTCCGGCACCCGGGCGACGGCCAAATGGACCGGCGAGCAGGGCATGAACCTGATGAGCTCCACCCTGCTGACGGAGGACACAGGCGTGCCCTTCGACGAACTCCAGGCGGAGCAGATTGCGGTGTTCCGCAAGGCCTGGGCCGACGCCGGGCATGAAGGAGCTCCGCGGGTGTCCGTCAGCCGCAGCGTCATTCCGCTGGTGACCGACACCGACCGCCGGTATTTCGGCCTGCGCGCGCAGGCCGAGGGCCGCGACCAGGTGGGACGGCTCGACGGTGGCTTGGCCCGGTTCGGCAAGAGCTACATCGGCGAACCGGATGTCATTGCCGCCCAGCTTGCCGCCGACACCGCGGTTCAGGCTGCGGACACGCTTCTGGTGACGGTTCCCAACCAGCTTGGCGTGGACTACAACGTGCAGCTGCTGGAGAACATCGTGAAGCATGTCGCCCCCGCGGCCGGCTGGCGGTGA
- a CDS encoding tyrosine-protein phosphatase: protein MGNRGVEWEGAANARDLGGIPLSGGGAVAPRRIFRMGRSEWLTENGWRQAYDDGVRTVIDLRNDVEQGRRDTDPEVSPDAAAGITFLTRPTQEANDPDFTALCGPYMDSPRYYRENLRRWPEKIAAVVESIAEAGDGAVVIHCSAGRDRTGLIAMLLLQLAGASPEAIADDYEQAVRGINAFHATQVHPREKPLTPEQEDARVADGRRELLRALDGFDAEQYLRSAGLSPAELGRLRSRLR from the coding sequence ATGGGCAACCGAGGAGTGGAGTGGGAGGGCGCCGCCAACGCCCGTGACCTCGGCGGCATTCCCCTTTCCGGCGGAGGGGCCGTGGCGCCGCGCCGGATCTTCCGGATGGGCCGGTCCGAATGGCTGACGGAAAACGGCTGGCGGCAGGCGTACGACGACGGCGTCCGCACCGTCATCGACCTCCGCAACGACGTGGAGCAGGGCCGCCGGGACACCGACCCGGAAGTGAGCCCCGACGCCGCCGCAGGCATCACGTTCCTGACCCGGCCCACCCAGGAAGCGAACGACCCCGACTTCACCGCCTTGTGCGGCCCGTACATGGACTCCCCGCGCTACTACCGGGAAAACCTGCGCCGCTGGCCGGAGAAGATCGCCGCCGTCGTTGAGTCCATAGCGGAGGCCGGCGACGGCGCGGTGGTGATCCACTGCTCGGCCGGCCGGGACCGCACCGGGCTCATTGCCATGCTGCTGCTCCAGCTGGCCGGGGCATCACCGGAGGCCATTGCCGACGACTATGAGCAGGCAGTCCGCGGCATCAACGCGTTCCATGCCACTCAGGTGCATCCGCGCGAAAAGCCGCTGACTCCCGAGCAGGAAGACGCCCGGGTGGCCGACGGACGGCGTGAACTGCTCCGCGCCCTGGACGGTTTTGACGCCGAACAGTACCTGCGCTCAGCCGGGCTCAGCCCCGCTGAGCTTGGGCGTCTTCGGAGTCGTTTGCGCTGA
- a CDS encoding 3-hydroxyacyl-CoA dehydrogenase family protein yields the protein MAVPSTVGVLGGGRMGAGIAHAFCTAGATVVVVERDDDAASAARDRVASALAKSVERGTVTETIGDLTARLSVSTDYAAFSGAGLVVEAVPEDFGLKSTALVAVEEQLGSEAWLASNTSSLSVSELAEKLQRPERFCGLHFFNPVPASTLIEVVLGKQTSGELAEAAAAWAQDLGKTPVVVNDAPGFASSRLGVAIALEAMRMVEEGVASAEDIDAAMVLGYKHPTGPLRTTDIVGLDVRLGIAEYLASTLGPRFEPPQILRDKVARGELGRKSGKGFFDWS from the coding sequence ATGGCAGTTCCCTCCACGGTAGGCGTGCTCGGCGGCGGTCGGATGGGCGCAGGCATTGCCCACGCTTTCTGCACGGCCGGAGCAACAGTGGTGGTGGTGGAGCGCGACGACGACGCTGCCTCCGCCGCCCGTGACCGCGTCGCCTCAGCGCTGGCCAAGAGCGTTGAGCGCGGCACCGTCACCGAGACCATCGGGGACCTGACCGCGCGCCTGTCCGTGTCCACAGACTATGCGGCCTTCTCCGGAGCCGGATTGGTGGTGGAAGCGGTGCCTGAAGATTTTGGCCTGAAGTCGACGGCCCTGGTTGCGGTCGAGGAACAGCTGGGATCCGAGGCCTGGCTGGCCTCGAACACATCCTCGCTGTCCGTATCCGAGCTGGCGGAAAAGCTGCAGCGCCCGGAACGGTTCTGCGGCCTGCACTTTTTCAACCCGGTGCCTGCCTCCACCCTGATCGAAGTGGTGCTGGGCAAGCAGACCTCCGGGGAGCTGGCCGAGGCGGCCGCCGCCTGGGCGCAGGACCTGGGCAAGACCCCGGTGGTCGTGAACGATGCCCCAGGCTTTGCCAGTTCCCGGCTGGGAGTGGCCATTGCCCTGGAAGCCATGCGCATGGTGGAAGAGGGCGTGGCCTCGGCAGAGGACATCGATGCGGCCATGGTCCTGGGCTACAAGCACCCCACGGGTCCGCTGCGGACCACAGACATTGTGGGCCTGGACGTGCGGCTGGGCATCGCAGAGTATCTGGCCTCCACGCTGGGTCCCCGGTTCGAGCCGCCGCAGATTCTGCGGGACAAAGTGGCCCGAGGCGAGCTCGGCCGCAAATCCGGCAAGGGCTTCTTCGACTGGTCCTAG
- a CDS encoding enoyl-CoA hydratase/isomerase family protein, translated as MGNDYSSFTTLQITEGNGRVTAVLNRPEVRNAIDSAMVDELHVLCADLEENPRILILAGSNGVFASGADIAQLRERRRDDALRGINSTVFARIAKLPMPVIAALDGYALGGGAELAFAADFRIGTPGLKIGNPETSLGILAAAGAAWRLKELVGEPLAKEILLAGRVLTGEEALAARLVTELAAPEQLLNAAHALADRIDRQDPLAVRLTKTVFAAPAEAHPVIDTLAQGILFESQAKFDRMSAFLERKKK; from the coding sequence ATGGGCAACGATTACAGCTCCTTCACCACCCTGCAGATCACCGAGGGGAACGGGCGCGTCACCGCGGTCCTGAACCGGCCGGAAGTCCGCAACGCCATTGATTCCGCCATGGTGGACGAGCTGCACGTACTGTGTGCCGATCTGGAAGAGAACCCCCGGATCCTCATCCTGGCCGGAAGCAACGGGGTGTTCGCCTCGGGGGCGGATATAGCCCAGCTGCGGGAACGCCGCCGCGACGACGCCCTGCGCGGCATTAACTCCACCGTGTTCGCCCGGATCGCCAAGCTGCCCATGCCCGTCATCGCTGCCCTGGACGGCTACGCGCTGGGCGGGGGAGCGGAGCTGGCCTTCGCTGCGGACTTCCGCATCGGCACGCCAGGACTGAAGATCGGCAATCCGGAAACCTCGCTGGGGATTCTGGCCGCTGCAGGTGCCGCCTGGCGGCTGAAGGAACTCGTGGGCGAGCCGCTCGCCAAGGAGATCCTGCTGGCCGGACGCGTGCTGACGGGGGAGGAAGCGCTGGCGGCCCGCCTGGTCACGGAACTCGCCGCTCCCGAGCAGCTGCTGAACGCCGCGCACGCCCTGGCTGACCGGATCGACCGCCAGGACCCGCTGGCGGTCCGGCTCACCAAAACAGTTTTCGCCGCCCCGGCGGAGGCCCACCCCGTCATTGACACCCTGGCGCAGGGGATTCTGTTTGAATCGCAGGCCAAGTTTGACCGCATGTCGGCGTTTCTTGAGAGGAAGAAAAAGTAA